In one window of Desulfovibrio sp. UIB00 DNA:
- the rpmF gene encoding 50S ribosomal protein L32, with amino-acid sequence MAVQQNKKSRSRKGMRRSHDRVAVPAVIYCSCGEPTVPHSVCPNCGTYKGRQVIAKSENE; translated from the coding sequence ATGGCCGTTCAGCAAAATAAGAAATCCCGTTCCCGCAAGGGCATGCGCCGCTCCCATGATCGCGTGGCCGTGCCTGCCGTTATCTACTGCTCCTGCGGCGAACCCACCGTTCCGCACAGCGTGTGCCCCAACTGCGGTACCTACAAAGGCCGCCAGGTGATCGCCAAAAGCGAAAACGAATAA
- a CDS encoding beta-ketoacyl-ACP synthase III: MNPLCHLLALSAYVPDTVLTNSDLAKVVDTNDEWIVSRTGIKQRHRLNDAENASDLGLKAARKALVDAGMDAGELTHIVGATCTPDVLSPSVACIIAGQLGAGKVMAFDISAACSGFLYGLSICRALLAQDPDAKILFVCTEALTRRVNWADRSTCVLFGDAATACIVSSASNNAMSCVEDVVCHSDGVQRDLIVVGGGTRCQYGLGEPVGEDFFITMQGRETYKHAVRNMVHVCEEVLARNGLSGADVDLLVPHQANMRIIEAVGSRLELTGDRVFTNVEKYGNTSSASIPLALSEARAQGRIRPGSRVLMTAFGAGLTWGAALLRF, from the coding sequence ATGAATCCACTCTGTCATCTGCTCGCCTTGAGCGCCTATGTGCCGGATACGGTGCTGACCAATAGCGATCTCGCCAAGGTGGTGGACACCAATGACGAATGGATTGTTTCCCGCACCGGCATCAAACAGCGCCACAGGCTGAACGATGCGGAAAATGCCTCGGATCTCGGCCTCAAGGCCGCCCGCAAGGCGCTTGTGGATGCCGGAATGGACGCAGGGGAGCTCACCCATATAGTTGGTGCAACCTGCACCCCTGACGTGCTCTCTCCCTCCGTGGCCTGCATCATTGCCGGGCAGCTTGGCGCGGGCAAGGTCATGGCTTTTGACATCAGCGCGGCCTGCTCGGGCTTTCTGTACGGCCTTTCCATCTGCCGCGCCCTGCTGGCGCAGGATCCTGACGCCAAAATTCTTTTTGTCTGCACAGAGGCGCTTACCCGCCGCGTAAACTGGGCAGACCGTTCCACCTGCGTGCTTTTTGGCGATGCGGCCACGGCCTGCATTGTGAGCAGCGCTTCCAACAATGCCATGTCTTGCGTTGAAGACGTGGTTTGCCACAGCGACGGCGTGCAGCGCGACCTTATCGTGGTCGGCGGCGGCACCCGCTGCCAGTACGGCCTTGGCGAACCTGTTGGTGAAGACTTTTTCATCACCATGCAGGGCCGCGAAACGTACAAGCATGCAGTACGCAACATGGTGCACGTGTGCGAGGAAGTGCTTGCGCGCAACGGCCTTTCTGGCGCAGATGTGGACCTGCTGGTGCCGCATCAGGCAAATATGCGCATCATTGAAGCCGTGGGCAGCCGCCTTGAATTGACGGGCGATCGCGTGTTCACCAATGTGGAAAAATACGGCAACACATCTTCCGCCTCCATTCCCCTGGCACTGAGCGAAGCTCGTGCCCAAGGCCGCATTCGCCCCGGCAGCCGCGTTCTTATGACGGCTTTTGGCGCAGGCCTTACCTGGGGCGCCGCATTGTTACGCTTTTGA
- the acpP gene encoding acyl carrier protein, whose amino-acid sequence MSDVTEKVTKIIIDQLGVTAEEVKPAASFVEDLGADSLDLTELIMAMEEEFDIEIADDDAQKILKVQDAISYIENKQ is encoded by the coding sequence ATGTCTGACGTTACTGAAAAAGTTACAAAAATCATCATTGACCAGCTCGGCGTGACCGCTGAAGAAGTGAAGCCCGCAGCTTCCTTTGTGGAAGACCTCGGCGCCGACTCCCTTGACCTGACCGAACTGATCATGGCCATGGAAGAAGAATTCGACATCGAAATCGCCGACGACGACGCCCAGAAGATCCTGAAAGTTCAGGATGCCATCAGCTACATCGAAAACAAGCAGTAA
- the fabG gene encoding 3-oxoacyl-[acyl-carrier-protein] reductase: protein MSTAQSSPAAGLPTALVTGGSRGIGRAIAQTLARDGFQVFLTYVSKPEEAEKVAADICAAGGKAKAFALDVSNSESVADFFATQIKDKVDLAVLVNNAGITKDCVLIRMKDEDFDRVIAVNLRGAFVCTREAAKIMSKARKGRIVNISSVVGQMGNAGQANYASAKAALLGLTKSCAKELAARQITVNAVTPGFIETDMTATLNADVRASYTDSIPLRRMGSAEDVAEAVAFLASDKAAYITGQVLGVNGGMYC from the coding sequence ATGAGCACAGCGCAATCCTCCCCTGCAGCCGGACTGCCGACAGCCCTGGTTACCGGCGGTTCGCGCGGCATTGGCCGGGCCATTGCCCAAACCCTTGCCCGTGACGGCTTTCAGGTATTTCTCACCTACGTCAGCAAACCCGAAGAAGCGGAAAAAGTCGCGGCCGACATCTGCGCAGCTGGCGGCAAGGCCAAGGCCTTTGCCCTTGATGTCAGCAACAGCGAATCCGTGGCCGACTTTTTCGCTACCCAGATCAAAGACAAGGTTGATCTTGCGGTGCTGGTCAATAATGCCGGCATCACCAAGGACTGCGTTCTTATACGCATGAAGGACGAAGACTTCGACCGAGTTATCGCCGTCAACCTTCGCGGCGCGTTCGTCTGCACGCGCGAAGCCGCAAAAATCATGAGCAAGGCCCGCAAGGGGCGCATTGTTAATATTTCTTCCGTGGTGGGGCAGATGGGCAACGCGGGGCAGGCCAACTACGCTTCGGCCAAAGCCGCCCTGCTGGGGCTTACCAAGTCCTGCGCCAAAGAACTGGCCGCCCGCCAGATTACGGTCAACGCCGTAACGCCGGGTTTTATCGAAACGGACATGACCGCGACACTCAATGCCGACGTGCGGGCGAGCTACACAGACAGCATCCCGCTCAGACGCATGGGCAGCGCCGAAGATGTGGCAGAGGCCGTGGCTTTTCTTGCTTCGGACAAGGCGGCCTACATCACCGGGCAGGTGCTGGGAGTGAACGGCGGCATGTACTGCTAG
- the plsX gene encoding phosphate acyltransferase PlsX, giving the protein MNERPIIAVDAMGGDFGPSVVVPGAIEAARLYDLHVQLVGDTPKLEAELEKLDLTNVHFDIVHADDVVHMNEKPSDILRRKKNASIQVACRQVKDGAADAVVSAGHSGATVACGMFIMGRLPGVERPALATLLPTEKNPVVVLDVGANVDCRPYHLFQFGLMGDAFARDLLGYASPRVSILSIGEEEGKGNSQVKEAYDLLKMAQNLNFAGNAEGRDIFIGNIDVVVCDGFVGNVVVKMSEGLATSLVRMLKKVFTSGVLPAIGGMLAKGAFKRFASTIDYAEYGGAPLLGLQGLAIVCHGRSSAKAMTNAIKMSGTFVRKGTSSRLGEIILANEELTRFSRAI; this is encoded by the coding sequence ATGAACGAGCGCCCCATCATTGCCGTGGACGCCATGGGCGGGGACTTTGGCCCCTCTGTGGTTGTGCCGGGAGCTATAGAAGCTGCAAGGCTTTATGATCTGCATGTCCAGCTTGTGGGCGACACCCCCAAGCTGGAGGCCGAGCTCGAAAAGCTCGATCTCACCAATGTGCATTTCGACATAGTTCATGCCGATGATGTGGTGCATATGAACGAAAAGCCTTCGGACATTCTGCGCCGCAAGAAAAACGCGTCCATCCAGGTGGCCTGCCGTCAGGTCAAGGATGGCGCGGCGGATGCTGTTGTCAGCGCCGGGCATTCCGGCGCTACGGTGGCTTGCGGCATGTTCATCATGGGGCGTTTGCCCGGGGTGGAGCGCCCTGCTCTTGCCACCTTGCTGCCCACGGAAAAAAATCCCGTGGTCGTGCTTGATGTGGGAGCAAATGTGGATTGCCGCCCCTATCATCTGTTCCAGTTCGGCCTCATGGGCGATGCGTTTGCCCGTGACCTGCTGGGCTATGCCTCCCCACGTGTGAGCATCCTCAGCATTGGCGAAGAAGAGGGCAAGGGCAACAGTCAGGTCAAGGAAGCCTACGACCTGCTTAAAATGGCCCAAAACCTCAACTTTGCGGGCAATGCCGAAGGGCGCGACATTTTTATCGGTAATATCGACGTGGTTGTCTGCGATGGTTTTGTCGGTAACGTGGTCGTTAAAATGAGCGAGGGGCTGGCGACCTCTCTGGTGCGCATGCTCAAGAAGGTGTTTACGTCCGGCGTGTTGCCCGCCATTGGCGGCATGCTGGCCAAAGGCGCTTTCAAACGCTTTGCCAGCACCATTGACTATGCAGAATACGGCGGCGCGCCCCTGCTGGGCCTTCAGGGTCTGGCCATTGTCTGCCACGGGCGCTCCAGCGCCAAGGCCATGACAAACGCCATCAAGATGAGCGGAACCTTTGTGCGCAAGGGAACCAGCAGCCGCCTCGGTGAAATAATTCTTGCCAACGAGGAACTCACACGTTTCTCCCGCGCTATATAA